The Phoenix dactylifera cultivar Barhee BC4 chromosome 12, palm_55x_up_171113_PBpolish2nd_filt_p, whole genome shotgun sequence genome has a window encoding:
- the LOC120112703 gene encoding pentatricopeptide repeat-containing protein At3g29230-like, whose amino-acid sequence MATTSFSKLLSQNPFLSLLQNARTASQIFQIHAQLICRALMSDSFVASRLLFAACELSNPSSIHLTAAYAELIFSQVHHPNTFFWNTIIRFHSQTSNPLRALLFFSQMRKSGIFTDNYTYPFVLKACASMPGRREGVVVHGEVVKRGFDEDLFVRNGLISMYCRSGDVELGMMLFDGFRSRDLVSWNSMIAGYSMCGKMGEAQKLFDAMPERDAFSWAILIDGYGKKIGDVRRARELFDAMPDRDLVCWNSMIDGYSGLGMMGPARELFEAMPERNVISWSILIDGYIRHGDSKEALNIFQQMLRHGMKPDKISAVGVISACAQLGALDQGRWVHFYLKKNRILFDVVVQTALIDMYMKCGSLDLARRLFDNMRERSIVTWNVMIVGLGANGYEAEAVELFDQMEKEGTLMDDLTFLAVLTACTHAGLVAKGWEIFDRMRSDFGITPKAEHYGCIVDLLGRAGRLHEARNVIETMPMKPTLTLWGSLLAACRTHRCVDLAEVSVEQLKNLGADDSGVYVLLSNIYAEEGMWDDVWRIRKLMCARGMKKEVGRSVVEVNGRVHEFVNGDVSYLEIFSVLWSLSNNIALT is encoded by the coding sequence ATGGCCACCACTTCTTTCTCCAAGCTCCTCTCGCAAAACCCATTCCTCTCCCTGCTCCAAAATGCCAGGACCGCCTCTCAAATTTTCCAAATTCACGCCCAATTGATCTGCAGAGCCCTAATGTCCGACTCCTTCGTAGCAAGCCGTCTCCTTTTCGCCGCCTGCGAGCTCTCCAACCCTTCTTCCATCCATCTCACAGCAGCCTACGCTGAGCTCATCTTTTCCCAAGTCCATCACCCCAACACCTTCTTCTGGAATACCATCATCAGGTTCCATTCGCAGACCTCAAACCCCCTCCGGGCGCTCCTTTTCTTCTCCCAGATGCGCAAAAGTGGGATTTTTACTGATAATTACACGTATCCGTTTGTTCTCAAGGCCTGTGCTTCGATGCCTGGCCGTCGGGAAGGGGTGGTGGTCCACGGGGAGGTCGTCAAGAGAGGATTTGATGAGGATTTGTTCGTGAGGAATGGTTTGATCAGCATGTATTGCAGGAGTGGAGACGTTGAATTGGGTATGATGCTTTTTGATGGTTTCCGGTCGAGAGATTTGGTATCATGGAACTCCATGATTGCTGGTTACAGTATGTGTGGGAAGATGGGCGAAGCCCAGAAGCTTTTTGATGCAATGCCGGAGAGGGATGCCTTCTCTTGGGCTATCTTAATCGATGGCTATGGAAAGAAAATAGGGGATGTCCGTCGTGCTCGGGAGTTGTTTGATGCGATGCCTGATAGGGATTTGGTCTGTTGGAATTCCATGATTGATGGGTACTCTGGTCTTGGTATGATGGGTCCAGCCCGAGAACTCTTTGAAGCGATGCCCGAGAGGAATGTGATCTCGTGGAGTATCCTCATTGATGGCTATATTCGCCATGGAGACTCCAAGGAAGCTTTGAACATATTTCAGCAAATGCTTCGCCATGGTATGAAGCCTGATAAGATTAGTGCTGTTGGTGTGATTTCAGCATGTGCCCAGTTGGGCGCTCTCGATCAGGGTCGATGGGTCCACTTCTATCTGAAAAAGAACAGAATCTTGTTTGATGTTGTAGTCCAAACTGCCCTGATAGATATGTACATGAAATGTGGGAGCTTGGACCTTGCGAGGAGGCTTTTTGACAACATGCGTGAGAGGAGCATTGTTACCTGGAATGTAATGATTGTCGGACTTGGGGCTAATGGCTATGAAGCAGAAGCAGTGGAGCTTTTCGATCAAATGGAGAAGGAAGGAACATTAATGGATGATCTCACTTTTCTTGCTGTATTGACAGCATGCACTCATGCTGGTTTAGTTGCAAAGGGATGGGAGATATTTGATAGGATGAGGAGCGATTTCGGGATAACTCCTAAGGCTGAACACTATGGTTGCATAGTGGATCTCCTTGGGCGTGCCGGAAGGTTGCATGAAGCTCGAAATGTCATAGAGACAATGCCGATGAAGCCTACTTTGACGTTGTGGGGATCCCTTCTTGCAGCTTGTCGGACACATCGATGTGTTGATCTGGCTGAAGTTTCGGTTGAGCAGCTCAAGAATCTTGGAGCAGATGACAGTGGGGTTTATGTGCTTTTATCCAATATCTATGCGGAAGAGGGAATGTGGGATGATGTGTGGAGGATAAGGAAGTTGATGTGTGCTAGAGGGATGAAGAAGGAAGTTGGAAGGAGTGTAGTTGAGGTGAATGGCAGGGTTCATGAGTTTGTGAATGGCGATGTCTCTTATCTAGaaatattttcagttctttggAGTTTGTCTAATAACATAGCCTTAACATAG
- the LOC103703548 gene encoding probable histone H2A.2 translates to MSRSSKAGLQFPVGRIARFLKAGKYAERVGAGAPVYLAAVLEYLAAEVLELAGNAARDNKKTRIVPRHIQLAVRNDEELSKLLGTVTIANGGVMPNIHNLLLPKKTGGSSKSAPADDDS, encoded by the exons ATGTCGAGGAGCAGCAAGGCGGGGCTCCAGTTCCCCGTCGGTAGGATCGCCCGATTCCTCAAGGCCGGCAAGTACGCCGAGCGCGTCGGCGCCGGCGCCCCCGTCTATCTTGCCGCCGTCCTCGAGTACCTTGCTGCCGAG GTCTTGGAGCTCGCTGGAAACGCGGCGAGGGACAACAAGAAGACTAGGATAGTCCCGAGGCACATCCAATTGGCAGTGAGGAACGACGAGGAACTCTCGAAGCTCCTGGGGACCGTCACCATTGCCAACGGCGGTGTGATGCCCAACATCCAcaaccttcttcttcccaagaagaCCGGCGGCTCCTCCAAGTCTGCCCCTGCTGACGATGATAGCTAA
- the LOC103703549 gene encoding pentatricopeptide repeat-containing protein At5g50390, chloroplastic produces MEVNFPPSICHLTSDRRIQSDSSSFPCSSIGFLKHKRIKSFHGFDILFSRKEFSSSAVKCSSGPEQGLKPKPRRNPQPVVEKPDPQSYSYDAHFAPPGASGLCGQIEKLVFFKRYEEALELFEILRSKSGFVIDASTYDSLVNACVNLRSVGAVKTVFRHMIESGFEFDQYMRNRVLLMHLKCGMLADARRLFDEMPERNIVSLNTMITGLVDSGSYEEAFDLFFLMWRELSDAGPRMFATVIRASAGLGSAFVGGQLHSCVLKMGLYGNTFISCSLIDMYSKCGCIEEAQWVFDEMPEKTIVGWNSIMAGYALHGYSEKALDMYYEMQSSGVKMDHFTYSIVIRICARLGSLEHAKQAHAGLVRNGFGLDIIANTTLVDFYCKWGRMEDARNVFDMMRRKNVISWNALIGGYAKQGMGHKAVEMFESMVKEGMIPNHVTFLAVLGACSCSGLLDKGTEIFELMGRDPRMKPRAMHYACMIELLGREGLLDEAFAMIKSAPFSPTKNMWAALLTACRIHKNLELGKFAAEKLFGMEPEKLSNYIVLLNIYNSSGRVDDAARVLEALQRKGLRLLPACSWIEIKRQVHLFLFGDRSHQQSVEISRRLDALMEEIVELGYVPDGNKPLLPDVGEHEQQISNYHSEKLAIAFGLISTPDSTPLQIIQGHRVCTDCHSVIKLITVVTKREIVVRDASRFHYFRNGTCSCGDYW; encoded by the coding sequence ATGGAAGTTAACTTCCCTCCTAGTATCTGCCACCtgacctcggatcgtagaatccAGAGCGATTCTTCTAGCTTCCCCTGTTCCTCGATTGGATTCCTGAAGCACAAAAGGATCAAATCTTTTCATGGATTTGATATCCTTTTCTCCAGGAAAGAGTTCTCATCTTCTGCTGTCAAGTGTTCCTCCGGGCCGGAGCAAGGTCTTAAGCCGAAACCCAGGCGAAACCCTCAACCGGTCGTCGAGAAACCCGACCCACAATCTTATTCCTATGATGCCCACTTCGCTCCCCCTGGCGCCTCGGGCCTCTGCGGTCAAATCGAGAAGCTGGTCTTCTTCAAAAGGTACGAAGAAGCCCTTGAATTGTTCGAAATCTTGCGGTCAAAGAGCGGCTTTGTCATCGATGCCAGCACTTACGATTCGCTGGTGAATGCATGCGTTAATTTGAGGTCGGTCGGAGCAGTCAAGACGGTGTTCCGTCATATGATCGAATCCGGGTTTGAATTTGATCAGTATATGAGGAACAGGGTGCTTCTGATGCACTTGAAATGCGGCATGTTGGCTGATGCTCGACGGTTGTTTGATGAAATGCCCGAAAGGAATATTGTGTCGTTAAACACCATGATAACAGGACTTGTCGACTCTGGATCTTATGAAGAGGCGTTTGatctcttctttttgatgtggcGGGAGCTATCAGATGCTGGGCCACGCATGTTTGCGACCGTCATTCGGGCATCTGCTGGTTTGGGGTCTGCATTTGTTGGTGGGCAGCTGCATTCCTGTGTTCTGAAGATGGGATTGTATGGGAATACCTTCATTTCATGTTCACTCATTGACATGTATAGTAAGTGTGGGTGCATCGAAGAAGCTCAGTGGGTCTTTGATGAGATGCCCGAGAAGACTATTGTTGGATGGAACTCAATTATGGCGGGGTATGCTCTTCATGGATACAGTGAGAAGGCTCTGGATATGTACTATGAGATGCAAAGTTCCGGTGTCAAGATGGATCACTTCACGTATTCAATTGTCATCAGAATATGCGCCCGGTTAGGTTCGTTGGAGCATGCAAAGCAAGCTCATGCAGGTCTAGTACGGAATGGGTTTGGGCTGGATATCATTGCAAACACAACTCTGGTGGATTTCTACTGCAAATGGGGCAGGATGGAAGATGCAAGGAATGTGTTTGACATGATGCGTCGCAAGAATGTTATTTCTTGGAATGCTTTGATAGGTGGGTATGCTAAGCAAGGCATGGGACACAAGGCTGTTGAGATGTTTGAGAGCATGGTCAAGGAAGGTATGATTCCGAATCATGTTACCTTTCTTGCAGTCTTAGGTGCATGTAGCTGTTCTGGTTTGTTAGATAAAGGGACAGAGATTTTTGAGTTGATGGGTAGAGACCCGAGGATGAAGCCACGGGCAATGCACTATGCCTGTATGATTGAGTTGTTGGGCCGAGAAGGCCTATTGGATGAAGCATTTGCTATGATAAAGAGTGCTCCTTTTAGCCCCACGAAAAACATGTGGGCGGCATTGCTTACAGCCTGTAGAATTCACAAGAATCTAGAGCTCGGGAAATTTGCAGCAGAAAAGCTTTTTGGGATGGAACCTGAAAAATTAAGTAATTATATTGTCCTTCTCAATATATACAACAGTTCTGGGAGAGTGGATGACGCGGCAAGGGTTTTGGAAGCCTTACAAAGAAAGGGTTTGAGATTACTTCCTGCTTGCAGTTGGATTGAGATTAAGAGACAGGTTCACCTGTTTCTTTTTGGAGATAGATCTCATCAACAAAGTGTTGAAATCTCTAGAAGATTAGATGCCCTGATGGAAGAGATAGTTGAACTTGGTTATGTTCCTGATGGTAATAAACCTTTGCTTCCTGATGTGGGAGAGCACGAGCAGCAGATTTCTAATTATCACAGCGAGAAGTTAGCAATTGCTTTTGGGCTCATCAGTACACCAGATTCGACTCCCCTGCAAATCATCCAAGGCCATCGAGTCTGCACTGATTGCCATAGTGTAATTAAGCTTATAACAGTGGTTACGAAAAGGGAGATTGTCGTGAGGGATGCAAGCCGGTTCCACTATTTCAGAAACGGAACTTGTTCTTGTGGGGATTACTGGTGA
- the LOC103703551 gene encoding protein SDA1 homolog — protein sequence MPATSAHLLSPESLSASGRAAERLSLPALQSKMKCDPEGYETELLLLYRHFESSLHLFCHQSALSPSSDPAVAKDLGDLAMFLAHVTPFYLDKLADFPRQIADLIRSDARSLPSSLRCHLAQALILLVNRKIIDIEETLELFMDLQVLGDRTLRKLAFSHVVHNIRRMNQKHKNEAKNRKLQNILFLMLQGEEELRAKRSLVILCDLHRRRVWFDDRTANAICNACFHTSSRIMIAALAFLLGYERVEEEDDSEASSSEDETSQQPQIVISKEAVYKAHHKGTTASKKKKKAKLQRVIRSMKRQQRIASENNKSTYYSPLTYLKDAQGFAEKLFSRLQKCNERFEVRMMMLKVVARTVGLHCLILLNFYPFLQKYVQPHQRDVTELLAAAVQACHDMVPPDAVEPLFKQIVNQFVHDRSRTEAIAVGLNVVREICLRMPLLMNEDLLQDLVLYKKSHEKAVSIAARSLIALFREICPSMLVKKDRGRPIDPKARPKAFGEVNVASVVPGVELLQHDDSTLDSSDDETNASDTDNELNQSPAHGTDHDSEADPEEENAAAEDNEEEEDELSEEDEEQDEEEVEEVEDGINDDGSDYDDLRNSVDGDEMFGADDDDEEEEEEDDDDDDDGDNEEMIANSKASKKSNNGDHGDDDDLSRDEDDSDNDEEAKEEKTKRRKRKFVNDDGQLNAADTSLRALKRLAGAKMAPQLENETDEILSNEDFRRIKELKAKKEARLVMAQHGFKIPSSDQLTVKRVDPAKLVANIKRKLSKEERLALVRAGREDRGKYQARTAVKQKKTGGLSNRQKEHKKAMPLAAKRAKATRSRQERKKQQKRSGKLFLGKKAWK from the exons ATGCCGGCGACCAGCGCTCACCTGCTGTCCCCGGAGTCCCTGTCGGCCTCCGGGAGGGCGGCGGAGAGGTTGAGCCTCCCGGCGCTGCAGTCGAAGATGAAGTGCGATCCGGAGGGCTACGagacggagctcctcctcctctaccGCCACTTTGAGTCTTCCCTCCACCTCTTTTGCCATCAGTCCGCCCTTAGCCCTTCCTCTGACCCCGCCGTCGCCAAGGACCTTGGCGACCTCGCCATGTTCCTCGCCCACGTCACTCCCTTCTACCTCGACAAGCTCGCCGATTTCCCCCGCCAGATTGCCGACTTGATCCGCTCCGATGCCCGCTCTCTCCCGTCCTCTCTCCGATGCCATCTCGCCCAGGCCCTGATCCTTCTCGTCAATAGAAAG ATAATTGATATCGAGGAAACTCTTGAATTGTTCATGGATCTTCAAGTTCTTGGGGACAGGACATTAAGAAAACTAGCCTTTTCGCATGTTGTACACAACATTCGGCGAATGAACCAGAAGCACAAAAATGAAGCCAAGAATCGCAAATTGCAAAATATACTTTTTCTAATGCTACAG GGAGAGGAAGAATTAAGGGCCAAAAGGTCTCTTGTTATCCTTTGTGATCTTCATAGACGAAGAGTGTGGTTTGATGATCGGACAGCCAATGCCATTTGCAATGCATGTTTTCACACATCTTCAAG GATTATGATAGCTGCTCTTGCATTCCTTCTTGGTTATGAACgggttgaagaagaggatgacAGTGAAGCCTCCAGCAGTGAGGATGAAACCAGTCAACAGCCGCAAATTGTTATAAGCAAGGAGGCTGTTTACAAG gCACATCACAAAGGTACTACTgctagcaagaaaaagaagaaagctaaATTGCAGCGTGTTATTCGCAGCATGAAAAGGCAACAACGTATAGCATCAGAAAATAACAAATCCACTTACTATTCTCCTCTTACCTATCTAAAAGATGCACAG GGTTTTGCTGAAAAGTTGTTCTCTCGTCTTCAGAAGTGCAATGAGCGATTCGAG GTtaggatgatgatgctgaaagtaGTTGCAAGAACTGTTGGGTTGCACTGTCTTATCCTGCTAAATTTTTATCCGTTTCTTCAAAAATATGTTCAG CCTCATCAACGTGATGTCACGGAATTGCTTGCAGCAGCAGTCCAGGCCTGCCATGATATG GTGCCTCCAGATGCAGTTGAACCACTATTCAAGCAGATAGTAAATCAATTTGTGCATGATCGTTCTCGCACAGAG GCTATTGCTGTTGGGTTGAATGTTGTAAGAGAGATTTGTTTGCGCATGCCTTTG ttgatgaatgaagatctgCTCCAAGACTTGGTCTTATACAAAAAGTCTCATGAGAAAGCAGTTTCGATAGCAGCTCGTTCCTTGATCGCTTTATTTAGAGAG ATATGTCCTTCTATGTTGGTCAAAAAAGATCGTGGCCGCCCCATTGATCCAAAAGCTAGGCCAAAAGCCTTTGGAGAAGTCAATGTAGCTAGCGTTGTTCCTGGTGTGGAGTTGCTACAACATGATGACTCTACACTCGATAGTTCTGATGATGAAACTAATGCTTCTGATACTGACAATGAACTGAATCAGTCACCAGCTCATGGAACTGATCATGACAGTGAAGCTGATCCAGAAGAAGAGAATGCTGCTGCAGAAGACAAcgaggaagaggaggatgaacttTCTGAGGAGGATGAAGAACAGGATGAGGAGGAAGTTGAAGAAGTAGAAGATGGCATTAATGATGATGGAAGTGATTATGATGATCTGCGCAATAGTGTTGATGGGGATGAGATGTTTGgtgctgatgatgatgatgaagaagaagaggaggaagatgatgatgatgatgatgatggtgataatGAAGAGATGATTGCAAATTCCAAAGCATCGAAGAAGTCAAATAACGGTGATCatggtgatgatgatgatcTCTCCCGTGATGAAGATGATAGTGATAATGATGAAGAAGCAAAGGAAGAGAAGACTAAAAGACGGAAAAGGAAGTTTGTCAATGATGATGGACAATTGAATGCTGCAGATACAAGTCTTCGGGCTCTGAAGAGACTTGCTGGAGCCAAGATGGCACCACAATTGGAAAATGAAACTGATGAAATTCTTTCAAATGAAGATTTCCGACGAATCAAAGAGTTGAAG GCAAAGAAAGAAGCAAGGTTGGTTATGGctcaacatggttttaagattCCCTCTTCTGATCAGTTAACTGTAAAGCGTGTAGATCCAGCTAAACTTGTG GCAAACATAAAAAGAAAGCTGAGCAAGGAAGAAAGGCTAGCATTGGTGAGAGCAGGAAGGGAGGATAGAGGAAAGTATCAGGCCAGAACTGCTGTAAAACAGAAAAAG ACTGGTGGTCTAAGTAATCGGCAAAAGGAGCACAAGAAGGCAATGCCTCTTGCTGCCAAGAGAGCAAAGGCTACCCGTTCGCGACAAGAAAGGAAGAAGCAGCAAAAGCGATCTGGGAAGCTATTTTTGGGGAAGAAAGCATGGAAGTGA